CGCAACCTGAAGGAGCTGATCGCCTACATCAAGGCCAACCCGGGCAAGCTCAGTTATGCCTCGTCGGGCAACGGCGCGTCCTCGCATCTGGCCGGCGCCCTGTTCAACATGCGCGCGGGCACCGACGTGCAGCACGTCCCCTATCGCGGCACCGGCCCGGCGCTGAACGACCTGCTGGCCGGCCAGGTGGCGATGGCCTTCACCGATGTGCTCACTGCGCTGCCACACGCCAAGGCCGGCAAGCTGCGCATCCTGGGCGTCACGACCGCCACGCGCTCGCGCGCGCTGCCCGAGGTGCCCACGCTGATGGAGCAGGGCCTCAAGGATTTTGACGTGAGCGTGTTCTTTGGCATGGTCGTGCCCGCCGGCACGCCGCAGGCCACCGTGACCCGCCTCAACGCAGCCTTTGCCCAGATCCTGCAGCAGCCGGCGGTGCGCCAGAGCCTCCAGTCGCAGGGCCTCGAACTGCCGAACGACCTGACGCCCGCGCAGTTGGCGGTCTATATGCGCAAGGAGCAGGAGAAGTGGCGCGACGTGATCGCGGCCTCCGGCGCCAAGGCGGATTGAACATGGGCCAAGCCGACCCCTCCACGCCCGGCGCGCTCGCCGGCATCCGCGTCGTCGACGCCTCGCGCATCCTGGGCGGTCCGTTCTGCGGCCAGGTGCTGGGCGACCACGGCGCCGATGTGCTCAAGATCGAGCCGCCGCAGGGCGACGACACGCGCACCTGGGGGCCACCCTTCAGCACGGCCGGCGTCGCCTCCTACTACATGGGCCTGAACCGCAACAAGCGGACCATGCGACTGGACTTCGCCAGCGACGAGGGCCGGGAAGTGCTGCTGTCGCTGCTCGCCCAGGCCGACGTCTTCATCGAGAACTTCAAGACAGGCACGCTGGAGAAGTGGGGCCTGGGCCAGGACGTCTTGGCCGAGCGCTTCCCGAGGCTGGTGCACTGCCGCGTCTCCGGCTTCGGCGCGGATGGTCCGCTCGGCGGCTTGCCGGGTTACGACGCCGCCGTGCAGGCGCTGACCGGCCTGATGAGCGTGAACGGCGAGTCCGACGGGGGCGCGCTGCGGGTGGGCATGCCGGTGGTGGACATGGTGACGGGCCTCAACGCCGCGCTGGGCGTGATGATGGCGCTGCGAGAGCGCGAGCGCAGCGGCCGCGGACAGTTCGTGGAAGCGGCGCTCTACGACTCGGGCGTGTCGCTGCTGCATCCGCATGCGGCCAACTGGTTCATGGATGGCAGGACGCCGGAACGCACGGGCAATGCGCATCCCAACATCTACCCCTACGACAACCTGCAGACCGGCACCGAGCCGGTGTTCTTCGCCGTAGGCAACGACAAGCAGTTCGGAATCCTGTGCCGCCACCTGGGCGTGCCCAGCCTGGCTGAAGACGAACGCTACGCCACGGCGAAGGCCCGCTCGGTCAACCGGCAGATGCTGAAGACGGCCCTCGAGGCCCGGCTGGCGGCCTTCGATGGACCGGCGCTGGCCGAGCAGCTGGTTCGCAAGGGCGTGCCCTGCGCCGCGGTGTTGTCGGTGCCGCAGGCGCTGCAGCATGCGCACACCGCGCACCGCGGCATGCTGGTCGAGCTGCCCGGCGGCTACCGCGGCGTCGCCTCGCCGATTAAGCTGTCGCGCACGCCGGCAAGCTACCGCCACGCGCCCCTCACCGAGGGCGACGGTTTCCTGCCTACCTGAATACGCAATTTCTGGAGCACTTCATGGCCGCTGCCAAAGCCACCTTCCACTGGGCCGATCCGCTGCTGCTGGACCAGCAGCTGACCGACGACGAGCGCGCGGTGCGTGACGCCGCCGCGTCCTATTGCCAGGAGCAACTCGCTCCGCGCGTGCTCGAGGCTTTCCGCCACGAGACCACCGATGCCGCCATCTTCCGCGAGATGGGCGCGCTCGGCCTGCTGGGCGCCACCATCCCCGAGCAGTACGGCGGAGCGGGGCTGAACTACGTCTGCTACGGCCTGATCGCCCGTGAGGTCGAGCGCATCGACTCCGGCTACCGCTCGATGATGAGCGTGCAGTCCTCGCTGGTGATGGTGCCGATCTTCGAGTTCGGCAACGAGCAGACCAGGCGCAAGTACCTGCCCAAGCTGGCCAGCGGCGAGTGGATCGGCTGCTTTGGCCTGACCGAGCCCAACCACGGCTCCGATCCCGGCAGCATGGTCAGCCGTGCCCGCAAGGTCGACGGCGGCTACAGGCTCTCGGGCAGCAAGATGTGGATCACCAACTCGCCGATCGCCGACGTGTTCGTGGTCTGGGCCAAGGACGACGAAGGCGCGATCCGCGGCTTCGTGCTGGAAAAGGGCTGGAAGGGCCTGACGGCGCCCAAGATCCAGGGCAAGGTGGGCCTGCGCGCCTCCATCACCGGTGAAGTGGTGATGGACGAGGTGTTCTGCCCCGAGGAGAACGCCTTCCCCGAGGTGCGCGGCCTGAAAGGGCCCTTCACCTGCCTCAACTCAGCGCGCTACGGCATCGCCTGGGGCGCCCTGGGCGCGGCCGAAGACTGCTGGCACCGCGCGCGCCAGTACACCCTGGACCGCAAGCAGTTCGGCAAGCCGCTGGCGGCCAACCAGCTGGTGCAGAAGAAGCTGGCCGACATGCAGACCGAGATCACGCTGGGCCTGCAGGGCTGCCTGAGGCTGGGGCGCATGAAGGACGAAGGCACGGCGGCGGTGGAGATCACCTCGATCATGAAGCGCAACTCCTGCGGCAAGGCGCTGGAGATCGCCCGCACCGCGCGCGACATGCTGGGCGGCAACGGCATCAGCGACGAATTCGGCGTAGCGCGCCACCTGGTCAACCTGGAGGTGGTCAACACCTACGAGGGCACGCACGACGTGCATGCGCTGATCCTGGGCCGGGCGCAAACGGGGATCAGCGCGTTCTGACGGCTCTGGCCGGCGGCGGTGCCGGGCCGGCGGGCCGGATGTGGACCATTGGGGTACCGCTTGTAATTTCGGGCCCCCATCTTTACCTGCGAGCAACACGGCAGTTGCAAGAGGCTGAAATTGCTGAGTCAGCATGGCGCGCCAGCGCTATCGATGCGACCCAGCCTCCATGCCACGCCGCTTCCTCCAGATCCTGCTGCTTTACCTCCTGCTGTTCGTGATTTGCGGCGCGCACTGGTTCGTGCGCAAGTTCGGCCAGGTGGAGCCGGAGCAGTTGCTCTACCACCTTCAGGAAGCACCGGCCGCCATGGTGTGGTCGAACCACGCGCTGGCGCGCAACTTCATCGTCAACGTGGTGCTGGCGCCGGCCATCGGCCCCGCGCTGGTCATGCTGGTCATGCGGCTGGCGCCGTCGGCGTGGCGGATGCGAATGGGCGCGCGGATGACTGCCGCCGGGCGGGCAGTGTCGCACCCTGCGCTGCTGGCGACCTGCGTTGCCCTGGCGGCGGGCTGGGCCAGCACCCGGGTGCTGGCCTGGCCCTCCACGGATGTCGTGGGTGGGAAGGACTGGATCGCCGCCAGCTATCGTTGGCCGGCCAAGGTGGCGCCTCCGGCGCAGCGCAGGAACCTGGTGCTGATCTATGCCGAGTCCATGGAGGCGGACTATGCGCCGCCGCGGCTCGCCGACGGCCTGCTGCAGCCGCTGGCTTCGCTGCAGGGTGCCGCCGTGCCGCATTTCCGCCAGGCGCACGGCACCGGCTGGACCATGGCCGGCATCGTCGCCACGCAATGCGGCCTGCCGCTCAAGCCGCTGGGCATCTTCGGGCACAACGACCTGGGCCAGGTGAGCGACGCCTTCCTGCCCGGGGCGCGCTGCCTGGGTGACGTGCTCAAGGCCAACGGCTGGACCAACGTCTTCCTCGGCGGAGCGGCCGGCGAGTTTGCCGGCAAGGCGAACTTCTTCCGCACCCACGGCTACGACCGCGTCGTGGGGCGCGCGGACTGGTTGCGCGCCGACCCGGACGTGCTGCTCACCGATTGGGGCGTGCATGACGACTACCTGCTGCTGCAGGCGCTCGCCGAGTTGGCCAGGTTGCAGCGCGCGGGGCAGCCGTTCAACCTGACACTGCTGACGCATGCGGCGCACCCTCCGCACGGCTTTCCCTCGCCCTCGTGCCCGCGGCCGAACCACGACATGCAGGACGCGGTGCTGTGCACCTCGCTGCTGCTGCGCAACTTCGTCGAGACCGCTGAAAGGGCAGGGCTGCTGCGGGACACGCAACTGGTGATCACGGGCGACCACCTGCTGCAGCAAAGCGAGCTGAGCGACAGGCTGGGTCCGCTGTCGCAGCGCTCGATCTTCAACCGCTTCGTGCCGGCGCCCCGGGCTGGCATCCACGCGGAGGAGATCGACCATTTCGACCTGTTCCCATCGCTGCTGGCGGTGCTGGGCTTCGAGCTGGCGGACGGACAACTGGCACTGGGCTGCTCGGCCATCGGCGACGCGCCGTGTTCGTCGCTGGCCACGGACCCGCAGCTCGACGCCAAGCTGCGCGCGCACTCGGCCTTCTACGACGAGCTGTGGCTGTCGCCTCCCTAGCCCGGATGTTTCGCGAGGGCCTCGCGAAGTATCCGTGCGAGCGTCACAAGCCCAGTTCGTCGCACAGGGCGTTCATCCGGCTGGCCACTTCGGCGTCCATGCGGATGCCGCGTCCCCACTCCCGCTGCGTCTCGCCGGGCCATTTGTTGGTCGCGTCCAGCCCCATCTTGCTTCCCAGGCCGGCGACGGGGGATGCGAAGTCGAGGTAGTCCATCGGCGTGTTGTCGATGGTCATGGTGTCGCGCGCCGGGTCCATGCGGGTGGACAGCGCCCACATCACTTCGCGCCAGTCGCGCACGTCGACGTCCTCGTCCACCACGACAATCAGCTTGGTGTACATGAACTGGCGCAGGTGGCTCCACACGCCCATCATGATGCGCCGCGCGTGGCCCGGATAGGCCTTGCGGATCTGCACCACCGCCATGCGGTAGCTGCAGGCCTCCGGCGGCAGGTAGAAGTCGGTGATCTCGGGGAATTGGCGCTGCAGCAGCGGAATGAACAGCTCGTTCATGGCCAGCCCCAGCACGGCCGGCTCGTCGGGCGGCCGGCCGGTGTAGGTCGAGTGGTAGATCGGCTCGCGCTTCATGGTCATGCGCTCGATCGTGAGCACCGGGAACTCGGCCTGTTCGTTGTAGTAGCCCGTGTGGTCGCCATAGGGCCCTTCCATCGCGTGCTCGTAGCCGCTGGGATGCGCGGCGTCGGGACGGATGTGGCCCTCCAGCACGATCTCGGCGGTCGCCGGTACTTGCAGCGGCACGCCGATGGCGGCGATGACGTCGGTGCGGCCGCCGCGCAGCAGGCCGGCGAACTGGTATTCGGACAGGCTGTCGGGCACGGGCGTCACGGCGCCGAGCAGGGTCGCTGGATCCGCCCCGAGCGCCACCGCGACCGGATACGGCCGCCCGGGGTGGGCGAGGGCATGATCGCGGAAGTCGAGCGCGCCGCCGCGATGCGGCAGCCAGCGCATGACCACGCGCCGGTGGTCCAGCACCTGCTGCCGGTAGATCCCCAGGTTCTGCCGCGGCTTGTGCGGGCCGCGCGTGATCACGAGTCCCCAGGTGATCAGTGGCGCGACGTCGCCGGGCCAGCAGTGCTGGATCGGCAGGCGGCCGAGATCCACCTCGGGGCCTTCGAGCACCACCTGCTGGCATGCCGCGCTGGTGACTTCGCGGGGCGCCATGTGCCACAGCTTGCGCAGCATGTCGCCGCCCAGGCCCAGCATGTCCCTGAAGCCTTGGGGCGGCGCCGGCTCCTTCAGCCTGGCGAGGAGTTCGCCGAAAGCGCGCACCGAGCGCAGGTCGTCGATGCCCATTGCCAGCGCCACGCGCCGCGGCGTCCCGAACAGGTTGGCCAGCACCGGCATGCGATGGCCCGTGGGGTTCTCGAACAGCAGCGCGGGGCCGCCCACACGCAGCACGCGATCGGCCACGGCGGTCATCTCCAGGTGGGGCGAGACCGTCTGCGTGATGCGGCGCAGGTCTCCCGCTCGCTCGAGTTGGCCGATGAAGTCGCGCAGGTCGCGGTAGGGCATGGTCACGCGGCTCGGCCCACAACCGGCCAGCGCGGCGCGAGTTCGTGCGGCACGCCCAGCAGGTCGAGCACGCGTGCCACGCTCTGGTTCACGATGTCGTCGACGGAGTTCGGGTGCAGGTAGAACGCCGGCACCGGCGGGCAGACGATGGCGCCCATCTCGGTGACGGCGGTCATGTTGCGCAGGTGGCCCAGGTGCAGCGGCGTCTCGCGCGCCAGCAGCACGAGGCGGCGGCGCTCCTTCAGCATGACGTCGGCGGCGCGCGTGAGCAGGTTGTCCGACAGCCCGTGCGCCACCGCGGCGAGCGTGCGCATGGAGCAGGGCGCGATCACCATGCCGTCGCAGCCGAAGCTGCCGCTGGCGATCGAGGCCCCGACATCCGAGGCGTCGTGCACGAGGTCGGCGCAGGCGGCGAGGTCGGACATCGTCATGCCCAGCTCGTGCGCCACGGTGCGGGCACCCGAAGGCGAGACCACGAGATGCGATTCGATGCCACCGGCCGCGCGCAAGGCCTGCAGGGTGCGCAGGCCGTAGATGGCCCCGCTGGCGCCACTGATGGCGACCACCACGCGCCGCACGGCGCTCAGCCGCGCCATGGCGTGCGGCCGGGGCCGGCGGGCCGCGCGCGCCTGAAGCGGCCAAGGTCGAGCACCGGCAGATCCAGCGCATCGAGGGTGTTCTTCACGACCAGGCCCAGTTCCGTGTCGCCCTCCATCGACAGACGCCGGCTGAAGAACAGCGTGTCCGCATCTTCCTGGCGCTGCGCGAGCTGCAGGAAGTCCGGCCCGGTGGCCGCGATGGTGAGGTCGGTTTGCGGCTGGCGCGGGAGCGCGGCGAAGCGCTTGCCGTTCCAGGTGAAGTCCACCATCACGCCGGCATCCCGGATGTTGATGCGGAACTTGCGGTGAGCCAGCCGCGCGCGCACGTCCTCGGGCAGCTGCGGGGCGAGGCCCAGATTGAGCGCCGTGGCCAGCGCGAACGAGGGCGGGAACGAGGGCAGCCGGCCCAGCACCGCGGCGAGGGGCTTGGGGCATTCGGGGATGCTCAGCGCCTTGCTCATCGTGCCTCCGCGGCTGCGTTTTCCAGGCCGGCGCGGCCGTGCCAATAGCCGTTGCATTCGGCGCCCGGCAGCAGCGCCCGCAATTGCCGGTCGGCGTCCTCGGGCGAGCGCGTGCCCCGCCGCACCTCGTCGAAGAGGCCGATCACGTCCATCATTGATTTCGCCTGCGGGCTCAGGCGCAGCACGTCCACGCCGATCGCGGCGGCGCTTTCAAAGTCGCGCAGCAGGCTGTGCACCCGCGCCGACTGCGTCTGGATGCCATTGAGCACCAGGAAAGGCTCGC
Above is a window of Ramlibacter tataouinensis DNA encoding:
- a CDS encoding Bug family tripartite tricarboxylate transporter substrate binding protein; the encoded protein is MNRRQVLTLTCLAAALPAAGAWAADFPSKPVSLVVPFAPGGPTDAMARTLGTALKAQLGQPVIVENKAGAGGNVGAEAVARAEPDGHTILFGTSGPLAINGMLYQKINYDPVRSFSPVIQVGYLPNVLAINASIPARNLKELIAYIKANPGKLSYASSGNGASSHLAGALFNMRAGTDVQHVPYRGTGPALNDLLAGQVAMAFTDVLTALPHAKAGKLRILGVTTATRSRALPEVPTLMEQGLKDFDVSVFFGMVVPAGTPQATVTRLNAAFAQILQQPAVRQSLQSQGLELPNDLTPAQLAVYMRKEQEKWRDVIAASGAKAD
- a CDS encoding CaiB/BaiF CoA transferase family protein; this encodes MGQADPSTPGALAGIRVVDASRILGGPFCGQVLGDHGADVLKIEPPQGDDTRTWGPPFSTAGVASYYMGLNRNKRTMRLDFASDEGREVLLSLLAQADVFIENFKTGTLEKWGLGQDVLAERFPRLVHCRVSGFGADGPLGGLPGYDAAVQALTGLMSVNGESDGGALRVGMPVVDMVTGLNAALGVMMALRERERSGRGQFVEAALYDSGVSLLHPHAANWFMDGRTPERTGNAHPNIYPYDNLQTGTEPVFFAVGNDKQFGILCRHLGVPSLAEDERYATAKARSVNRQMLKTALEARLAAFDGPALAEQLVRKGVPCAAVLSVPQALQHAHTAHRGMLVELPGGYRGVASPIKLSRTPASYRHAPLTEGDGFLPT
- a CDS encoding acyl-CoA dehydrogenase — protein: MAAAKATFHWADPLLLDQQLTDDERAVRDAAASYCQEQLAPRVLEAFRHETTDAAIFREMGALGLLGATIPEQYGGAGLNYVCYGLIAREVERIDSGYRSMMSVQSSLVMVPIFEFGNEQTRRKYLPKLASGEWIGCFGLTEPNHGSDPGSMVSRARKVDGGYRLSGSKMWITNSPIADVFVVWAKDDEGAIRGFVLEKGWKGLTAPKIQGKVGLRASITGEVVMDEVFCPEENAFPEVRGLKGPFTCLNSARYGIAWGALGAAEDCWHRARQYTLDRKQFGKPLAANQLVQKKLADMQTEITLGLQGCLRLGRMKDEGTAAVEITSIMKRNSCGKALEIARTARDMLGGNGISDEFGVARHLVNLEVVNTYEGTHDVHALILGRAQTGISAF
- a CDS encoding sulfatase-like hydrolase/transferase — translated: MPRRFLQILLLYLLLFVICGAHWFVRKFGQVEPEQLLYHLQEAPAAMVWSNHALARNFIVNVVLAPAIGPALVMLVMRLAPSAWRMRMGARMTAAGRAVSHPALLATCVALAAGWASTRVLAWPSTDVVGGKDWIAASYRWPAKVAPPAQRRNLVLIYAESMEADYAPPRLADGLLQPLASLQGAAVPHFRQAHGTGWTMAGIVATQCGLPLKPLGIFGHNDLGQVSDAFLPGARCLGDVLKANGWTNVFLGGAAGEFAGKANFFRTHGYDRVVGRADWLRADPDVLLTDWGVHDDYLLLQALAELARLQRAGQPFNLTLLTHAAHPPHGFPSPSCPRPNHDMQDAVLCTSLLLRNFVETAERAGLLRDTQLVITGDHLLQQSELSDRLGPLSQRSIFNRFVPAPRAGIHAEEIDHFDLFPSLLAVLGFELADGQLALGCSAIGDAPCSSLATDPQLDAKLRAHSAFYDELWLSPP
- the ubiD gene encoding 4-hydroxy-3-polyprenylbenzoate decarboxylase, which gives rise to MPYRDLRDFIGQLERAGDLRRITQTVSPHLEMTAVADRVLRVGGPALLFENPTGHRMPVLANLFGTPRRVALAMGIDDLRSVRAFGELLARLKEPAPPQGFRDMLGLGGDMLRKLWHMAPREVTSAACQQVVLEGPEVDLGRLPIQHCWPGDVAPLITWGLVITRGPHKPRQNLGIYRQQVLDHRRVVMRWLPHRGGALDFRDHALAHPGRPYPVAVALGADPATLLGAVTPVPDSLSEYQFAGLLRGGRTDVIAAIGVPLQVPATAEIVLEGHIRPDAAHPSGYEHAMEGPYGDHTGYYNEQAEFPVLTIERMTMKREPIYHSTYTGRPPDEPAVLGLAMNELFIPLLQRQFPEITDFYLPPEACSYRMAVVQIRKAYPGHARRIMMGVWSHLRQFMYTKLIVVVDEDVDVRDWREVMWALSTRMDPARDTMTIDNTPMDYLDFASPVAGLGSKMGLDATNKWPGETQREWGRGIRMDAEVASRMNALCDELGL
- a CDS encoding UbiX family flavin prenyltransferase; amino-acid sequence: MARLSAVRRVVVAISGASGAIYGLRTLQALRAAGGIESHLVVSPSGARTVAHELGMTMSDLAACADLVHDASDVGASIASGSFGCDGMVIAPCSMRTLAAVAHGLSDNLLTRAADVMLKERRRLVLLARETPLHLGHLRNMTAVTEMGAIVCPPVPAFYLHPNSVDDIVNQSVARVLDLLGVPHELAPRWPVVGRAA
- the ubiT gene encoding ubiquinone anaerobic biosynthesis accessory factor UbiT — translated: MSKALSIPECPKPLAAVLGRLPSFPPSFALATALNLGLAPQLPEDVRARLAHRKFRINIRDAGVMVDFTWNGKRFAALPRQPQTDLTIAATGPDFLQLAQRQEDADTLFFSRRLSMEGDTELGLVVKNTLDALDLPVLDLGRFRRARPAGPGRTPWRG